A window from Clupea harengus chromosome 14, Ch_v2.0.2, whole genome shotgun sequence encodes these proteins:
- the rps6kl1 gene encoding ribosomal protein S6 kinase delta-1 isoform X1 codes for MAKTDYLVDAARQIRMALDREVGEDYEAAFNYYKKGVDLLLNGIQADPNKERREAVKRKTTQYLKRAEDIFISHLQNSYQKGGSQMEQGYSSLRFRPIRHLNSPVEDLKMYKVVGIIDKVLTVQSLVCKETFVVKSLPKSSGNSRDRPTIIPQNVPFMVKLVRYYVSEDSLYLHLEHVKGGRLLSKLHKLRGQAAKEHPDCSRTSQHKIRLKNSYTSPAISREYGQDEGQNVRITKPTEGEPPDSDSPASWYEAQHRLENCRTHSYSEETGCLQHSKLGILDVKSNQELINAAKTPGELPTITSHQDPALPMHLSSHPDQRESPNRTSEPPINHTEPDIHRSELDMACNPSDPLHKCGTCRVLHSGGDCAVDNVQTSLPLSKRTYSTPKTQSQYSGIMPAQTSQGPAKEVNGIISDNPPSTTQKQMSNGEMGTAVVEPVSFPRDMNSEVKGEAINPRCNRTSSSGTFWSQTVSHIHDFGMLHMADSAGRLLGDISEERLRKPEEEEGWGNLGLLDKEKLQEKKLESGLGSASSSLSSDTYTPNETRVCDMEQIIEVDGWCHIPQLNRQVSRREPQYGPWGLPEADVRTWGAQILVALESLHDQGIICCDLNPNNILLSSSGKVCLTYFGQWSEVQPKVCQKAMEQMYCAPEIGGMAKVTEACDWWSLGVLLFELLTGMPLWQCHPTAVDSHTQLLIPDHLSTAAASLLTELLQFDAGYRLGSGGGGVSDIKCHPFFNSVAWPSLDS; via the exons ATGGCCAAAACGGATTACCTGGTGGATGCAGCCAGGCAAATACGTATGGCACTAGACCGAGAGGTCGGTGAGGACTATGAGGCTGCTTTCAACTACTACAAGAAAGGAGTTGATTTGTTACTAAATGGAATTCAAG CAGACCCAAATAAGGAACGACGTGAAGCAGTGAAGCGAAAAACCACCCAGTATCTGAAGAGAGCCGAAGATATCTTCATCTCCCACCTCCAAAACAGCTACCAGAAGGGAGGATCTCAGATGGAG CAGGGCTACAGCAGCCTAAGGTTCCGGCCAATCAGACATCTGAACTCACCGGTGGAAGATCTAAAGATGTATAAAGTTGTTGGCATCATTGATAAG GTTCTTACTGTTCAGAGTCTGGTTTGCAAGGAAACATTTGTGGTAAAG AGCCTTCCCAAATCGAGTGGAAATAGCCGTGATAGGCCCACCATCATCCCTCAGAATGTTCCCTTTATGGTGAAACTTGTGAGGTATTACGTAAGTGAGGATTCGCTCTACCTGCATCTAGAACATGTGAAAG GAGGGAGGCTATTATCCAAACTGCACAAACTCAGGGGTCAGGCAGCCAAAGAGCATCCTGACTGCTCTAGGACCAGTCAGCACAAGATCCGACTGAAAAACAGCTATACATCACCAGCTATCAGTAGGGAATATGGCCAGGATGAGGGTCAGAATGTCAGAATAACCAAACCCACAGAGGGGGAACCTCCAGACTCAGACTCCCCAGCATCGTGGTACGAGGCACAGCACCGACTGGAGAACTGCCGAACTCATTCGTACAGTGAGGAGACAGGTTGTTTGCAGCATTCTAAGTTGGGGATACTGGACGTCAAGTCGAACCAAGAGTTAATAAATGCAGCAAAGACACCGGGTGAGCTTCCAACGATCACATCTCATCAAGATCCTGCTCTCCCAATGCATCTCAGTTCCCACCCAGACCAACGGGAATCACCAAATAGAACTTCAGAACCTCCCATAAATCACACTGAACCTGACATACACCGCTCCGAATTGGACATGGCCTGTAATCCGTCGGATCCATTGCACAAGTGTGGGACTTGTAGGGTGCTCCACTCAGGAGGCGACTGTGCGGTAGATAACGTTCAAACATCTTTGCCCCTCTCCAAGAGAACTTACTCCACTCCCAAAACACAGAGCCAGTACAGTGGGATTATGCCAGCCCAGACCAGCCAAGGACCAGCCAAGGAAGTCAATGGGATCATCTCGGACAACCCTCCCTCAACAACACAGAAGCAGATGTCAAATGGGGAGATGGGTACAGCTGTTGTTGAACCTGTTTCCTTTCCCAGGGACATGAACTCAGAGGTAAAAGGCGAAGCCATTAATCCAAGGTGCAATAGAACATCATCCTCAGGGACCTTTTGGTCACAAACTGTCTCGCATATTCACGATTTTGGCATGCTGCACATGGCTGACTCTGCTGGTAGGCTATTAGGAGACATATCCGAAGAGAGGCTGAGGAagcctgaagaggaagagggatgggGGAATCTGGGTTTACTTGACAAAGAGAAACTTCAGGAAAAGAAATTGGAAAGTGGGTTGGGTTCAGCATCATCTAGCCTCAGCAGTGACACCTATACTCCCAATGAAACCAGAGTCTGTGACATGGAACAGATCATTGAGGTGGACGGCTGGTGCCACATACCTCAGCTCAACAGGCAGGTTTCCAGAAGAGAGCCCCAGTACGGCCCCTGGGGACTCCCTGAGGCTGATGTAAGGACATGGGGAGCACAAATCCTTGTGGCCCTGGAAAGCCTTCATGACCAGGGTATCATCTGCTGTGATCTCAACCCAAACAATATCCTTCTCAGTTCTTCTG GTAAGGTATGCCTGACATACTTTGGCCAGTGGAGTGAGGTGCAGCCAAAGGTGTGTCAAAAGGCGATGGAACAAATGTACTGTGCTCCAG AGATTGGTGGTATGGCCAAAGTCACCGAGGCATGTGATTGGTGGAGTTTGGGGGTCTTGCTCTTTGAACTTCTTACTGGGATG CCGCTGTGGCAGTGCCACCCCACTGCAGTGGACTCTCACACCCAGCTCCTCATCCCAGACCATCTGAGCACTGCAGCAGCCTCCTTGCTCACTGAG CTCCTTCAGTTTGACGCTGGCTATCGGTTGGGCTCCGGTGGCGGCGGTGTGAGTGACATCAAGTGCCATCCCTTCTTCAACTCAGTGGCATGGCCCAGTCTGGACAGTTAA
- the rps6kl1 gene encoding ribosomal protein S6 kinase delta-1 isoform X3, with amino-acid sequence MAKTDYLVDAARQIRMALDREVGEDYEAAFNYYKKGVDLLLNGIQDPNKERREAVKRKTTQYLKRAEDIFISHLQNSYQKGGSQMEQGYSSLRFRPIRHLNSPVEDLKMYKVVGIIDKVLTVQSLVCKETFVVKSLPKSSGNSRDRPTIIPQNVPFMVKLVRYYVSEDSLYLHLEHVKGGRLLSKLHKLRGQAAKEHPDCSRTSQHKIRLKNSYTSPAISREYGQDEGQNVRITKPTEGEPPDSDSPASWYEAQHRLENCRTHSYSEETGCLQHSKLGILDVKSNQELINAAKTPGELPTITSHQDPALPMHLSSHPDQRESPNRTSEPPINHTEPDIHRSELDMACNPSDPLHKCGTCRVLHSGGDCAVDNVQTSLPLSKRTYSTPKTQSQYSGIMPAQTSQGPAKEVNGIISDNPPSTTQKQMSNGEMGTAVVEPVSFPRDMNSEVKGEAINPRCNRTSSSGTFWSQTVSHIHDFGMLHMADSAGRLLGDISEERLRKPEEEEGWGNLGLLDKEKLQEKKLESGLGSASSSLSSDTYTPNETRVCDMEQIIEVDGWCHIPQLNRQVSRREPQYGPWGLPEADVRTWGAQILVALESLHDQGIICCDLNPNNILLSSSGKVCLTYFGQWSEVQPKVCQKAMEQMYCAPEIGGMAKVTEACDWWSLGVLLFELLTGMPLWQCHPTAVDSHTQLLIPDHLSTAAASLLTELLQFDAGYRLGSGGGGVSDIKCHPFFNSVAWPSLDS; translated from the exons ATGGCCAAAACGGATTACCTGGTGGATGCAGCCAGGCAAATACGTATGGCACTAGACCGAGAGGTCGGTGAGGACTATGAGGCTGCTTTCAACTACTACAAGAAAGGAGTTGATTTGTTACTAAATGGAATTCAAG ACCCAAATAAGGAACGACGTGAAGCAGTGAAGCGAAAAACCACCCAGTATCTGAAGAGAGCCGAAGATATCTTCATCTCCCACCTCCAAAACAGCTACCAGAAGGGAGGATCTCAGATGGAG CAGGGCTACAGCAGCCTAAGGTTCCGGCCAATCAGACATCTGAACTCACCGGTGGAAGATCTAAAGATGTATAAAGTTGTTGGCATCATTGATAAG GTTCTTACTGTTCAGAGTCTGGTTTGCAAGGAAACATTTGTGGTAAAG AGCCTTCCCAAATCGAGTGGAAATAGCCGTGATAGGCCCACCATCATCCCTCAGAATGTTCCCTTTATGGTGAAACTTGTGAGGTATTACGTAAGTGAGGATTCGCTCTACCTGCATCTAGAACATGTGAAAG GAGGGAGGCTATTATCCAAACTGCACAAACTCAGGGGTCAGGCAGCCAAAGAGCATCCTGACTGCTCTAGGACCAGTCAGCACAAGATCCGACTGAAAAACAGCTATACATCACCAGCTATCAGTAGGGAATATGGCCAGGATGAGGGTCAGAATGTCAGAATAACCAAACCCACAGAGGGGGAACCTCCAGACTCAGACTCCCCAGCATCGTGGTACGAGGCACAGCACCGACTGGAGAACTGCCGAACTCATTCGTACAGTGAGGAGACAGGTTGTTTGCAGCATTCTAAGTTGGGGATACTGGACGTCAAGTCGAACCAAGAGTTAATAAATGCAGCAAAGACACCGGGTGAGCTTCCAACGATCACATCTCATCAAGATCCTGCTCTCCCAATGCATCTCAGTTCCCACCCAGACCAACGGGAATCACCAAATAGAACTTCAGAACCTCCCATAAATCACACTGAACCTGACATACACCGCTCCGAATTGGACATGGCCTGTAATCCGTCGGATCCATTGCACAAGTGTGGGACTTGTAGGGTGCTCCACTCAGGAGGCGACTGTGCGGTAGATAACGTTCAAACATCTTTGCCCCTCTCCAAGAGAACTTACTCCACTCCCAAAACACAGAGCCAGTACAGTGGGATTATGCCAGCCCAGACCAGCCAAGGACCAGCCAAGGAAGTCAATGGGATCATCTCGGACAACCCTCCCTCAACAACACAGAAGCAGATGTCAAATGGGGAGATGGGTACAGCTGTTGTTGAACCTGTTTCCTTTCCCAGGGACATGAACTCAGAGGTAAAAGGCGAAGCCATTAATCCAAGGTGCAATAGAACATCATCCTCAGGGACCTTTTGGTCACAAACTGTCTCGCATATTCACGATTTTGGCATGCTGCACATGGCTGACTCTGCTGGTAGGCTATTAGGAGACATATCCGAAGAGAGGCTGAGGAagcctgaagaggaagagggatgggGGAATCTGGGTTTACTTGACAAAGAGAAACTTCAGGAAAAGAAATTGGAAAGTGGGTTGGGTTCAGCATCATCTAGCCTCAGCAGTGACACCTATACTCCCAATGAAACCAGAGTCTGTGACATGGAACAGATCATTGAGGTGGACGGCTGGTGCCACATACCTCAGCTCAACAGGCAGGTTTCCAGAAGAGAGCCCCAGTACGGCCCCTGGGGACTCCCTGAGGCTGATGTAAGGACATGGGGAGCACAAATCCTTGTGGCCCTGGAAAGCCTTCATGACCAGGGTATCATCTGCTGTGATCTCAACCCAAACAATATCCTTCTCAGTTCTTCTG GTAAGGTATGCCTGACATACTTTGGCCAGTGGAGTGAGGTGCAGCCAAAGGTGTGTCAAAAGGCGATGGAACAAATGTACTGTGCTCCAG AGATTGGTGGTATGGCCAAAGTCACCGAGGCATGTGATTGGTGGAGTTTGGGGGTCTTGCTCTTTGAACTTCTTACTGGGATG CCGCTGTGGCAGTGCCACCCCACTGCAGTGGACTCTCACACCCAGCTCCTCATCCCAGACCATCTGAGCACTGCAGCAGCCTCCTTGCTCACTGAG CTCCTTCAGTTTGACGCTGGCTATCGGTTGGGCTCCGGTGGCGGCGGTGTGAGTGACATCAAGTGCCATCCCTTCTTCAACTCAGTGGCATGGCCCAGTCTGGACAGTTAA
- the rps6kl1 gene encoding ribosomal protein S6 kinase delta-1 isoform X2 yields the protein MAKTDYLVDAARQIRMALDREVGEDYEAAFNYYKKGVDLLLNGIQADPNKERREAVKRKTTQYLKRAEDIFISHLQNSYQKGGSQMEGYSSLRFRPIRHLNSPVEDLKMYKVVGIIDKVLTVQSLVCKETFVVKSLPKSSGNSRDRPTIIPQNVPFMVKLVRYYVSEDSLYLHLEHVKGGRLLSKLHKLRGQAAKEHPDCSRTSQHKIRLKNSYTSPAISREYGQDEGQNVRITKPTEGEPPDSDSPASWYEAQHRLENCRTHSYSEETGCLQHSKLGILDVKSNQELINAAKTPGELPTITSHQDPALPMHLSSHPDQRESPNRTSEPPINHTEPDIHRSELDMACNPSDPLHKCGTCRVLHSGGDCAVDNVQTSLPLSKRTYSTPKTQSQYSGIMPAQTSQGPAKEVNGIISDNPPSTTQKQMSNGEMGTAVVEPVSFPRDMNSEVKGEAINPRCNRTSSSGTFWSQTVSHIHDFGMLHMADSAGRLLGDISEERLRKPEEEEGWGNLGLLDKEKLQEKKLESGLGSASSSLSSDTYTPNETRVCDMEQIIEVDGWCHIPQLNRQVSRREPQYGPWGLPEADVRTWGAQILVALESLHDQGIICCDLNPNNILLSSSGKVCLTYFGQWSEVQPKVCQKAMEQMYCAPEIGGMAKVTEACDWWSLGVLLFELLTGMPLWQCHPTAVDSHTQLLIPDHLSTAAASLLTELLQFDAGYRLGSGGGGVSDIKCHPFFNSVAWPSLDS from the exons ATGGCCAAAACGGATTACCTGGTGGATGCAGCCAGGCAAATACGTATGGCACTAGACCGAGAGGTCGGTGAGGACTATGAGGCTGCTTTCAACTACTACAAGAAAGGAGTTGATTTGTTACTAAATGGAATTCAAG CAGACCCAAATAAGGAACGACGTGAAGCAGTGAAGCGAAAAACCACCCAGTATCTGAAGAGAGCCGAAGATATCTTCATCTCCCACCTCCAAAACAGCTACCAGAAGGGAGGATCTCAGATGGAG GGCTACAGCAGCCTAAGGTTCCGGCCAATCAGACATCTGAACTCACCGGTGGAAGATCTAAAGATGTATAAAGTTGTTGGCATCATTGATAAG GTTCTTACTGTTCAGAGTCTGGTTTGCAAGGAAACATTTGTGGTAAAG AGCCTTCCCAAATCGAGTGGAAATAGCCGTGATAGGCCCACCATCATCCCTCAGAATGTTCCCTTTATGGTGAAACTTGTGAGGTATTACGTAAGTGAGGATTCGCTCTACCTGCATCTAGAACATGTGAAAG GAGGGAGGCTATTATCCAAACTGCACAAACTCAGGGGTCAGGCAGCCAAAGAGCATCCTGACTGCTCTAGGACCAGTCAGCACAAGATCCGACTGAAAAACAGCTATACATCACCAGCTATCAGTAGGGAATATGGCCAGGATGAGGGTCAGAATGTCAGAATAACCAAACCCACAGAGGGGGAACCTCCAGACTCAGACTCCCCAGCATCGTGGTACGAGGCACAGCACCGACTGGAGAACTGCCGAACTCATTCGTACAGTGAGGAGACAGGTTGTTTGCAGCATTCTAAGTTGGGGATACTGGACGTCAAGTCGAACCAAGAGTTAATAAATGCAGCAAAGACACCGGGTGAGCTTCCAACGATCACATCTCATCAAGATCCTGCTCTCCCAATGCATCTCAGTTCCCACCCAGACCAACGGGAATCACCAAATAGAACTTCAGAACCTCCCATAAATCACACTGAACCTGACATACACCGCTCCGAATTGGACATGGCCTGTAATCCGTCGGATCCATTGCACAAGTGTGGGACTTGTAGGGTGCTCCACTCAGGAGGCGACTGTGCGGTAGATAACGTTCAAACATCTTTGCCCCTCTCCAAGAGAACTTACTCCACTCCCAAAACACAGAGCCAGTACAGTGGGATTATGCCAGCCCAGACCAGCCAAGGACCAGCCAAGGAAGTCAATGGGATCATCTCGGACAACCCTCCCTCAACAACACAGAAGCAGATGTCAAATGGGGAGATGGGTACAGCTGTTGTTGAACCTGTTTCCTTTCCCAGGGACATGAACTCAGAGGTAAAAGGCGAAGCCATTAATCCAAGGTGCAATAGAACATCATCCTCAGGGACCTTTTGGTCACAAACTGTCTCGCATATTCACGATTTTGGCATGCTGCACATGGCTGACTCTGCTGGTAGGCTATTAGGAGACATATCCGAAGAGAGGCTGAGGAagcctgaagaggaagagggatgggGGAATCTGGGTTTACTTGACAAAGAGAAACTTCAGGAAAAGAAATTGGAAAGTGGGTTGGGTTCAGCATCATCTAGCCTCAGCAGTGACACCTATACTCCCAATGAAACCAGAGTCTGTGACATGGAACAGATCATTGAGGTGGACGGCTGGTGCCACATACCTCAGCTCAACAGGCAGGTTTCCAGAAGAGAGCCCCAGTACGGCCCCTGGGGACTCCCTGAGGCTGATGTAAGGACATGGGGAGCACAAATCCTTGTGGCCCTGGAAAGCCTTCATGACCAGGGTATCATCTGCTGTGATCTCAACCCAAACAATATCCTTCTCAGTTCTTCTG GTAAGGTATGCCTGACATACTTTGGCCAGTGGAGTGAGGTGCAGCCAAAGGTGTGTCAAAAGGCGATGGAACAAATGTACTGTGCTCCAG AGATTGGTGGTATGGCCAAAGTCACCGAGGCATGTGATTGGTGGAGTTTGGGGGTCTTGCTCTTTGAACTTCTTACTGGGATG CCGCTGTGGCAGTGCCACCCCACTGCAGTGGACTCTCACACCCAGCTCCTCATCCCAGACCATCTGAGCACTGCAGCAGCCTCCTTGCTCACTGAG CTCCTTCAGTTTGACGCTGGCTATCGGTTGGGCTCCGGTGGCGGCGGTGTGAGTGACATCAAGTGCCATCCCTTCTTCAACTCAGTGGCATGGCCCAGTCTGGACAGTTAA